The following is a genomic window from bacterium.
CCATTCCGTCTTTTGCAGTTTATCTTGCGAGCTTTACCCGCCGAAGCCAACCTACGCTAAAATACAAGCTTCGGCAGGTATACCTTGGCGTAGGAGGGGCTTCGTAACGTGGCAATCTCGCCGTAGGCGGAAAAGGAATGTGAATAAACAATAATAAGGATAAATACGAGGGTTGCCACGTCATTAGAAGGCATTCCTCGCAATGCCACAAAACGGCAGTTAAAGACATAAAAGCAAAAAGCCCCCCTCACCTTCCATCCTCTCCCCCAGAGGAGAGGAGAATGTTGGTGGAATCTCGTTTTTTACGTTGAGCCTATTCCCAGCGTGGATTAAGTGAGAGAACCTGAAACAAGTTCAGGATAAAAAACTGAGCGTTTGGGCATAAAAGAAAGGCGTATGGGGTGGCTATATTTCGCCGGCACCGTCGACAGATACACATACAAACGCTGATTCCTTTAATCCTTTCAATTTGTAGTATCTTTCACTAAGGACATCCATAACATTGTCGGCTTGGTCTTTTTCAACAAGAATCAATACAGTACCACCTAAACCTGCTCCTGTAAGTTTTGCGCCTTTTACTCCTTTTAAAGGTTTGACTGTATCTACAATAAAATCGAGTTCTTCAGTACTACATCTGTATGCCCCGGGTTGTTTGAAAAGTTTAGATTCTTCTCTTAAAGATGGGTCGGAACTCTCTGAATATTTTATAAGTTCTTTTAAGTGTGCATTGTCAACGCTATAGGTTTTTTTAATAATTTTTCCATCAGGAAGATGGTTGACTATTCTGTCGCCATCGTGAGAAATAAACATTAGTTTGCCAAAAGTGTCTATATCCATATTTTTGAGAAATTTTGAACATATTCTGGAGCGTTCGCATTCGGTTATTCCAAACATAACTGCATCCCTTAATCTATATCCAGACGCTGGTTCAATATGTGATTCAAAGAAGAAATCAAGATTTTCTTCTGGTAATTCTTTGATTATATCTTTTCTTCTGATAGTCTCAGGTAGTGATAACAAGATTTCGTATATAAGTTTTTCGCTACCAAGGTTTTTAGGATTTATATCTCTTAAATAAGAGAGTTTTGGAGCAAGTTCAGGAAAGTTCTTCTTTATTAACCGGAATCCTATCTCATAGTTAACAATTCTTTCGTTGAAAATATTTTTTGCTCCCATAGATTTTTTTGCTTCAACAAGAGAGTTACAACTTATTATTCTGTAATTCTCAGGGAAAGGTAGGTATTCAATACTGAAAGGGAAAAATCTTATATGGGCTATCTGGTTTTTTTTGCCAAAAAGCATAGCAGCGTGGTCTCCGCACCCTCCCCTTGTACCTACATACCATTCTGCTTTTCCACACATTTCAGAAAGTGCACCTTTTTCGATATCAAGATTGTTTAACAGCACCGTGCTAAGCATTACAGCAACAACAACAGCTGAAGATGAACTCAAACCAGCGCCAACAGGTATATCCCCATAAAAAGCAAGGTTCATACCAGAAAGGTTTTTTTGATGAAAATGGTTTTGTAGGTATAAAATAGCAGATTTTATGTAATTAGAGTAGTCGCCAGGAATAATTTTAACTTGTCTTATGTAAGTCAACCAATCTGTTGGTCGGTTAGGTAGCTCTTTATCTATATCAAACTCGCCTTCTGCATATAGTTCTGTTTTAACGTCAAAAAAAGCAACTTTCCTGTCTTTTCTTTTACCTGCTACACAAAAAAACTCTTTGTCTATTGAAAGGTAGTTTAAGTAACCACCTCTATGGTCTATGTGGGTGCCGAGAAGGTTAATTCTTGCAGGTACCCTTATAAATACAACCTCCTGGTCTTGATACTTTTTCAAATAGGCGTGTAAAGTCTTATATTCAGTAGAATCTTTTGGAAAAGATTTTAATTTTTCTGTAATTTTCATAATGTTTATATGTTTAAAGTTTTTAATTATTGTTAAAATAAACAAAAATCTGGATGAACTGTTGAAGCCATTTTTCTCGTATCTCCAGCCATAACCCACAAATAGTATATCTGGTGTCCGGGAACAACAGATATTGGGTGGTAACCTTTTGGAATAGTTATAATCTCGTTATCCCTTATTACAAAAACATTATCTTCTAAATCATCAAATATGCGAATTGTACCAAATCCGTTCTTAGGGGAAAACTTAAAGTAGTAGACCTCTTCCATAGCAACCTCTTCTGGAGGGTTATTTGTATCGTGTTTATGGGGCGGAAAACTAACCCAACTTCCTGGGTCGCCGATAGTTTCCCCTATAATAAGTTTTTCTGAACGAAAACTTTCGTCTACTATCTGTACCAAGTTTCTTGAATAACCGTCTTTACCTACCCTTGAGTATACCATATTTTTAGACTGTATCAGTTTGGGTTGTCCAATACCCTTTGCCACACAACTGGCTAAACATATTTCGGTCTTGTCTAAAAAGTTTATCGAATATTTTAAATAAGGTGGTAAATATATTGCTGACGGCGGTTGTGAAAAAACGTTTTCTCGACTTATTTTTGCGAAGAGTTTTCCTTCAAGGTGTAATATTATACTACCTTCAATTAAAATTAATACGGTCTCTTCACCGTTAGTAGTTCCGTTATAATTTTGGTCTTTGATATTTTTAATAAAAGATAGATTTATTAGTTTTAAATCTGAGTTTTCATTGGTTATTATTTTCTGGTACCCTTGAAAGTTTCCAACTTTATATTTTTTTGCCATATTTTTTACCTTTTCAAAATATTTTGTACTGCCCGTTTTCCAGAAAAAGGTTCTCTTTTAAAAAGATTTTCTTTTCTTTGATAAGTTTGTCTAAAAACAGGGTCTCTTTTGAAAACTCAAATAGGTCCCTTGAAACTTCAACACTAAGTTTTTTCTTAGGGTTCTTTGAAAGTTGGTTTAAGATACTGTTTTTAAGCATCAAGGCTTCTATATAGATGTTTCGTAGTACTCCATTACCTTTACAGCAAGTGCATCTGTCCATAAAAACATCTGAGAGTCGGTATTCTGTTTTTTCTCTACTCATCTCAACAAGACCAAGTTTTGATATGGAAAGTATATTAATCTGAGCTTTATCAATATCAAGGTTTGCATTAAATTCGTTAAAGACTTTTTTTCTCTGTTTTTCTTGGCACATATCTATAAAATCTACTATTATAAGACCTGATAGGTTTCTTATACGAATTTGACGCGGTATTTCACGTGCTGCTTCTATGTTTGTGTTAAAAATTGTTGCCCTGATATTGTTTCTATCGCTACTACCTGTATTAACATCTATTGCGTTTAATGTTTCGCCTTCTTCTATTAAAAGGTAACCCCCAGAAGGTAAAAAAACTTTGTTAGAAAGAGAGTTTTCTATCTTTTTTTCTATACAATATTTTGTAAAAATAGGGGTGCTTTCATTGTAAAACTTAACTTTACCGTTAAGTTCTGGAAGAAAAATGCTAACATACTTCTTTACTTCTTTGTAGGTTTTTACGTCATCAACGATTATTTCGGTGTAGTTCTTGTTGGCAAAATCACGTATAATTTTTGTGTAAAGAGGTAAATCTTCCCATAAAATTGAGGGAGATGGTTTTACTTTGGCAAAACGTTTTATTTTGTTCCAAAAACTCAATAGTATTTTCACTTCACGTAAGATATATTTTTCGTTCTGCCCTTCTGCTGCTGTCCTGATTATAAAACCAATATCATTATTCTTTATTCTTTTTGTAACGGCAGATACAAGTCTTTCTCTTTCTGCTTTATCGGTTATCTTCTTTGATATTGTTCTTAAAGGGGATTGAGGTAATAGAACAAGGAACCTACCAGGGATAGATAAATGTGTCGTGAGTTTCATACCTTTATCGTCGGTCATAGGTTTGGAAATTTGAACAAGAATTTCTTCGCCTTTGGTATGTTTGTGGATTGGAACTTTATCAGTTTTGCCAAGATGTTCGCCTTCCAAATATATACATTCTTCTTTGTTGAAAGGTAAAAATCCGTTTCTGGGTCCACCTATATT
Proteins encoded in this region:
- a CDS encoding Rne/Rng family ribonuclease encodes the protein MENKFKILISNETFLNRVAIVSENQIEYLFVNRPDLFTGVGNIYKGSIEKIIHGLNAAFINIGGPRNGFLPFNKEECIYLEGEHLGKTDKVPIHKHTKGEEILVQISKPMTDDKGMKLTTHLSIPGRFLVLLPQSPLRTISKKITDKAERERLVSAVTKRIKNNDIGFIIRTAAEGQNEKYILREVKILLSFWNKIKRFAKVKPSPSILWEDLPLYTKIIRDFANKNYTEIIVDDVKTYKEVKKYVSIFLPELNGKVKFYNESTPIFTKYCIEKKIENSLSNKVFLPSGGYLLIEEGETLNAIDVNTGSSDRNNIRATIFNTNIEAAREIPRQIRIRNLSGLIIVDFIDMCQEKQRKKVFNEFNANLDIDKAQINILSISKLGLVEMSREKTEYRLSDVFMDRCTCCKGNGVLRNIYIEALMLKNSILNQLSKNPKKKLSVEVSRDLFEFSKETLFLDKLIKEKKIFLKENLFLENGQYKIF
- a CDS encoding 5-deoxy-glucuronate isomerase; protein product: MAKKYKVGNFQGYQKIITNENSDLKLINLSFIKNIKDQNYNGTTNGEETVLILIEGSIILHLEGKLFAKISRENVFSQPPSAIYLPPYLKYSINFLDKTEICLASCVAKGIGQPKLIQSKNMVYSRVGKDGYSRNLVQIVDESFRSEKLIIGETIGDPGSWVSFPPHKHDTNNPPEEVAMEEVYYFKFSPKNGFGTIRIFDDLEDNVFVIRDNEIITIPKGYHPISVVPGHQIYYLWVMAGDTRKMASTVHPDFCLF